Proteins from one Candidatus Niyogibacteria bacterium CG10_big_fil_rev_8_21_14_0_10_46_36 genomic window:
- the ybeY gene encoding rRNA maturation RNase YbeY, which yields MAVELNSAAQRFRSVPWQDIQTKILGKRFQISVAILSDTEMRRVRRILRAQKKFHFEPNHALNVLSFLLGDGIGEVLLNKDQIRKEAERYGDSFRERLMCLYIHGLLHIKGYDHKHRKDEIRMTGQEEKFFGYFVKR from the coding sequence ATGGCGGTTGAGTTGAACTCTGCGGCACAACGGTTTCGTTCGGTGCCGTGGCAGGACATACAAACAAAAATATTGGGGAAGCGTTTTCAGATAAGCGTTGCAATACTTTCCGATACTGAAATGCGCCGTGTGCGGCGCATTTTGCGGGCGCAAAAAAAGTTTCATTTTGAGCCGAATCATGCATTAAATGTTCTTTCTTTTCTACTTGGAGATGGCATAGGCGAGGTGTTGTTGAATAAAGATCAAATACGGAAAGAAGCAGAGCGCTACGGGGATTCATTCCGGGAACGCCTTATGTGTCTCTACATACATGGACTGCTTCATATAAAGGGATATGACCACAAGCACAGAAAGGATGAGATTCGTATGACGGGGCAAGAGGAGAAGTTTTTTGGATATTTTGTCAAACGCTGA
- the ftsA gene encoding cell division protein FtsA → MARHIATGIDIGVSSIQTMITEWDDASGRMQIRGVGDVHSEGVRRGDIIDIDAAATQLKKSLFQATKMAGTKVSSAFFSYGGASLDSSIARGSLVLPYANGGDITERDVSRVLDASYASIVPHHNKEILHRFPILFRVDKDLITRNPVGITGSRLEAETLFVTALSQQIEHIAACAERVGIAVDDVVASPLAASRAVLSQHKKEVGVMTLDIGAGTVSAAIFEEGVPVSVKTFPIGAQAITHDIAIGLRIGLEEAERQKQEYRNFRGSTKKHIEEIITARAGDIFESVDAHLKKINRDGLLPGGVILAGGGSHLFNIEAMGRDSLKLPVEVARALEESELAEEFDPRFATVAGLCLMAYESDIESGGGMFSGFSQKGGSLLWRWFKAFLP, encoded by the coding sequence ATGGCGCGTCACATCGCTACAGGCATTGATATCGGAGTTTCCAGCATTCAGACGATGATAACGGAATGGGATGACGCAAGCGGGCGCATGCAGATCAGGGGAGTGGGGGATGTGCATTCGGAGGGCGTACGGCGAGGGGACATCATAGATATTGATGCGGCGGCGACACAACTGAAAAAATCTCTTTTTCAAGCGACAAAAATGGCGGGCACCAAGGTTTCGTCAGCCTTTTTTTCGTATGGAGGCGCAAGTCTTGATTCTTCTATTGCGCGCGGCTCTCTCGTGCTCCCGTACGCAAATGGAGGAGATATTACCGAACGTGATGTCAGCCGGGTGCTTGATGCGAGTTACGCAAGTATTGTGCCGCATCACAACAAAGAAATTCTTCATCGGTTTCCTATATTGTTCCGCGTTGATAAAGATCTTATTACCCGGAACCCGGTGGGCATTACCGGTTCCCGCCTTGAAGCGGAAACGCTTTTTGTTACTGCGCTGTCTCAGCAGATAGAACATATTGCAGCATGCGCCGAGCGGGTAGGTATTGCGGTTGATGATGTGGTCGCTTCTCCGCTTGCGGCATCACGCGCAGTGCTTTCTCAGCACAAAAAAGAAGTGGGTGTGATGACGCTGGATATCGGCGCGGGTACGGTGAGCGCCGCAATTTTTGAAGAGGGCGTCCCAGTATCGGTGAAAACATTTCCTATAGGGGCGCAGGCAATTACTCACGATATTGCTATCGGACTCCGGATTGGACTTGAAGAAGCAGAGCGTCAAAAGCAGGAATACCGGAATTTTCGCGGTTCAACAAAAAAACATATAGAAGAAATAATCACGGCGCGTGCGGGCGACATATTTGAATCGGTTGACGCGCATCTTAAAAAGATAAACCGGGACGGTCTTTTGCCGGGCGGTGTCATTCTTGCCGGAGGGGGATCGCATTTGTTTAACATTGAAGCAATGGGGCGGGATTCCCTTAAGCTTCCGGTTGAAGTTGCGCGTGCCCTTGAGGAATCCGAGCTGGCAGAGGAATTTGATCCGCGTTTTGCAACGGTTGCTGGGCTTTGTCTTATGGCGTATGAGTCTGATATAGAAAGTGGGGGCGGCATGTTCTCAGGATTTTCACAAAAAGGGGGTTCACTTTTGTGGCGCTGGTTTAAGGCGTTTCTGCCGTAG
- a CDS encoding glutamyl-tRNA amidotransferase gives MSLKQTIYDDVKKAMRDKDEARLSTLRMLSSAITNKEIELRKKDVGLSDEEVVEVIRSEAKKRKDSIESFREGGREELAEKESKELNVLSSYLPPEMSDEELRSRIEEGMREANAKSMADFSNVMKAIMPVLKGKASGDRISQMVREHLMTQEKNGG, from the coding sequence ATGAGTCTCAAACAAACTATTTACGACGATGTAAAGAAAGCGATGCGCGATAAAGATGAGGCGCGGCTTTCGACGTTGCGAATGCTTTCATCCGCAATCACCAATAAAGAAATAGAGCTCCGCAAAAAGGATGTCGGGTTGTCTGATGAGGAGGTTGTGGAAGTGATTCGGAGTGAGGCAAAAAAACGAAAAGATTCAATTGAGAGTTTCCGGGAAGGAGGCCGCGAAGAGCTTGCAGAAAAAGAATCAAAAGAGCTCAATGTGCTCTCTTCATATCTCCCCCCCGAAATGTCTGATGAGGAGTTGCGGTCGCGTATTGAAGAGGGTATGCGCGAAGCGAATGCGAAAAGCATGGCCGACTTTAGTAATGTCATGAAGGCCATTATGCCGGTGCTTAAGGGTAAAGCGTCGGGAGATCGCATCTCACAGATGGTGCGCGAACATCTCATGACCCAAGAAAAAAATGGCGGTTGA